The genomic segment GATACTCTCAACGCATAAACGATAAAGCGCTTAAAATGCTATAAATCATGTTAATATTTCACGAGTGTGTAACCTTTCTCGAATGTAGaagtatttaattttacttaactttCACTTCGTTCAGAGTTAATGTTACCAGATCACCTCAACTAACATCAAATCCCGCTGTgctaaatgtaaatgtaaatcgCACAGGGATTTGTGCCAAAAATGAATGCGGGGAGGCCTTTAACGGTAAATCCGATATCCAGACATTCACacctttatttctaaattcaagcCAAATGTAAATTTAAAGCCATCTCTTTCAAAGCTGCGCGAGTTTCTGTTCGGATGATACTTGCTATGAAGGGTATAATTATACATCGCAGAAAACgggagaaaaaaatattgaaaaaaaaaaatatatataaatcatttaaaattcaatttcttaGTCACAGTTTTTCTTATTTGGCATTAACGTCATCGAAGGACTTTTAATGCAACATTTCTTCCCAAAGCGAGGTCAATTAAATCaatgtttgtattttttcatgttgACATTTTGCTTACATTAACCAGAAAGCCAAATCTTATAACATTCATATGCTATTATATCTAGCACCCATATAGCAaatgtttttttaagtatttaattattttaaaaatgacaaGCTGGCGCTAAGGGCAAAATATAAAACCATCATTCACCGCTATTTAGGAAGTTAATTCATTCAAAGCTCAGAGTAATTATCAGTATTTAACTGTTCATTTTATTCCCAAAAGGAAAATCAACAAAGGGTCAGTTCTATGTAAACGGCTGCTTAAAATACGGCACAATACAAATGTACAAACAGCAGAAAATGTCCATGCGTCCAGTCACTGCTCACTAACCATTACATATGTGACAAGACTATCTTATCAGTTAAATAAGATTTGTTGCTTTCCAAATACAAATTTAGGTCCATCGTCTCGTCAACATTATGTATTTGGCGCAGCACTTCCAGGCGTGGTTCCAGTTTCTTCAGCGAGGGAAACGGTCGTCCCTCCAACTGGAAGTGCAGTAGCATTACTCTCGTTTTGAGAGACGACCACTGTGGCCGCAAGACTTTGTTCAAACTCCTCTTCCCTTATTCTTACTTCGATCGCGGCTCCGCTGAAGGTTTCCTCGATGATGAACACTATCCTCCCCGGCAGGCGAATCTGCAAGCTCTCGTCGATGTCGGTGAAGTCGCCTACCTCGAAACCGTTCTCGCCGTTCGTTCCAGCTCCTGACGAAGTGGACTCAGGAGGCTGGTGTTGCTCGACTTCACTCACGAAGGGCAAAGACTCCGCCAGGGAGCCAGTAGACCGCTGGGTGGCATTCAGCTGGTTGCTACACTCTATGAAGATGGCGTAGCATTCGCTGCACGTGGCACATCTCGCTTTACACCTCGATAGTTTAGCGAGGCAGGGGCTGAGTTGCGGAAGGGCCTCTTCGGCGCTCTCGCTGGTTCCTTGTTTGCCTCTGTAGCATTTCAGAAGGTTGTCATAGCACATTGTACAATCTGGGCACCGTAATTTGCAGTAGCCATATTGGGTCACGCAAGCCTCGCGCGGTTCTCGTCTACCAAACAAGCCGAAAAAGAAACCCTGAAGAATGAGACCTCATTATTTCATTGTAGAATCAACGATAAAATTTCAACAGTTCTAAAAATTGAAGATGgcagcaatataaaataaatatcaatacaaTACCTTAAACAGAAATGACTCAGGCTTTGCAAAAGGCCATGCATTGTAAAAGGCCATGCAAACAGTTTAAAAGCCCAGTATCTTGTACGTAAATGTTAAATGTTTAATGTTTTGTAAAAGgtcatgcaaaaaaaataaacgtccctcaatttttgtttccttaaaGGCCTTTATACAAAATGAAACTACAGACGATCCTTTCGTTATAAAATAtggtttataaaataattatgaaaatttttgccTGTTAACCAAAGTTTTCCCTTACCTAATAATTTCATTTCTTGATTTAAAACTTCCCAGTTCATAAAATGTAAAGCTATATGATtctataaaaagttttataaatttaggaaaaagcaGTTTAAACACGGGATGTGCCATGCACATGGAAGAGATTTACACATTTGTAATGCTAAGATTTTAGCACTGGATGCAAGGATGTATAGTGGTGGCAAAGTTATTTAGTGAGAATGGGAGCCAACAAGCTGGTAAATGATGTAAATTTATCAGTTTTCAGAGGAACAAAACCGAGAAAACAGATGCAAGATAATCCAGGTAATTCTCTCAGTGTCTGTACAGAGTATCTCTGCGAAACTGGAGGACCTGTAAGGCATAACAAGCAGCTGGGGATGTAGAAGTTTTCTGAATACTTGATCAAAACATCAGACTTCGAAAGACGAGCACAGCAGTGACTTTTCTTGTTGCTCTCGGTATAAATACCCTTAGGAGCAAACAGCTTATTGGTTTACGGTCAGTTCCCATACTACAAAATGTCAGTGCCGAGTCTGTTCGCCGTCTCTGAAATCCGTGATAAATGAGTGATGTTTATGCATACACTCCTTACAATTAATGAACTAAGTCAATGATTTTCTATAGGCAAAGGAAGTGTACACAAGATTTCTAAGAAAAGTTGGTTGATGAAgaaatcttaatataaaaaagatttttatataaataaaaaaattgattttcctGTTTCATCAAAGCTCCACACATTAAATTATGATCAACTGGCTCATTCTTCCAAAACAAGAATTTAATGACAAATGAGAAAATGACCAATGTTGATATTCGGATGAGAACGGGGACTAGTTCTGCATTGTAATTATCAAACCAGTGCGAGGGCCCATACCATAATTACGATATTGTGAACATACCAAAACTGTAATTACCATGAACATAAAAgtaccatatatacatactatttgaTGAAATTCTAAGCTAATACTGCCATTATAAAAATACAGATTACATAACGTACGCTAAATTCCTACAGGTAAAATGGATATAAACAATCATACCTCTTATACCCTGTTTAATTTCCTGTCCTATCTTAAACTATAGTGCGAGACATTGTGTAGACTTTGTGGATATGAAATAAATCAGAAAGACTTTGACCCACGGGAAAATCACACAAAACACAGGTGTGGAGTCGgtgcaataaaaatatacaacctGAAATTATGGATATGCAGCTGACACTGAAAAAAAAGGACTGTGGCACTGACGCGGCACTAATATGCATGTCAGTCTTCATAATTACATGCATTTATACAGTAGATTAAATAGTTTTGCATTTATACGGTACACTAAACAGTTCTACATCAAGCATAACCAACAGCAGAGAATTTCATGCAGcagtaattaaataaaatgcTTAACTTCATTACACGAAAACTGACATACCTGGGTTCCTGTAATGAATAGCAGAATTGCCGTGATATTCATCACAGCCACGTTACCCTGTAAGCAGACGAAAATAGTTATTATTGTATTATCTTACTACTGTGTATAATTATGTTAACTGCAGGTTCGTGGCCTAAACCAACGTTTTGTCGGAAATTAAGCTTGTGAATGCTATAAACTGAAAAACTCGTCTGTTGAAATTAGTATCttagaaatgttttaaaaatttagtatcttatatgttctaaaaatatctttaaaaataaagcaaagtcTTTAAAAGCTGAATGAAAACTGATTTGCACCAAAATTCAGAAAGCCAAAATTACACAAGCTTCTGTTAAACTACCTCCCCACGAAATATACAAAAGGTGAATGATTCATCAAATGAAGCcgaatattacaaataaaattaacgtCAACACCATCTGGTATCCGTTGTAAGCTGAGAATTGCATAGAATAGAATaaaggatttaggccaaaggctcagcgctgggacctatgaggtcactcagcacaaagggaaactgacaagtcagtaaggtggtttttttttaaagatgtgacagaaggaaaacctcgcagttgcactaggacaCACTTCTTTGAGAGGGTGGACAGTCAagtggaagaatgagaatatgaatggaggacaGTAAAATAAGACgttaaaagtaatgcctacagtgcaccacgtgaggtacactgacaacACTAACCCCTAAGGATGCAGAAAGATGAGCATAGTTCGTAAGCGGGGACACCATACCTAAATTACAAAATACGTACCTTTCTGCCTTCCACCACGTCACCAAATTTTGCATTTTTCCCACAAAATACTGTGTGCACTTCGTGATCATAACTATTTTCTAACATTATGAGAACGACTGTTCGTGATAAAACATTAACTGAGCAAATACCATATTCGAATCACACCTGTAAGATGAGGTTTCATGTCGAAGATGAAATATTGCTGTAATGAAGCCGAAAATGACGTTTGAAGTCTCTTGGGAAACCTTATGGTGACAACACGAAAACAGTTTCTATAGTTGTTTAACTTCTATTATACATAAAAGAATTAGTTTAACAAATAAGTGAATAATTCTCACAACAAGAAACGATAATGGCGCAACGTAACACAACTACTCTTCACAAAATTGAAAGTTCGAACGATATTACATGGTTGTTTTAAGAAGACCCATATAAAAGATGCGTAACATATCAGCAGTTGTCAAAAAACGCTAAAACAAGTCCTCAGAACAAAATCAAAACAACCGAAACCGCTTCGAAGTCACTGAAAGGAATAGTTTTCACCGAAACTATCGTTCTTTGTACCACTTCCAATCTCTCGGCGTAAGAAATCCTACGAGGAAAACACAGCCTTATAACTTACTCTCATGGCGAAACGGTTtcaaaaaccttttaaaaaaaacgTTCTTCGTGGAGTTTTGAGACTATGTCCTACACAAAACTGGATCGCCGAGGGTGGAAAAAATGGGTACTCTAGTTTTCTAGGCAAGGAGACTCAAAACAAGGCCAGCCACTACAACACAGAAAAAATGagatatttatgaaattcagTAATAAACCACTCATGAACcatctctcgctttctctcttcgTATCAGTAAAAAGCACCCAGCAAatacggagggagagagagagagagagtcaaatatatatacatactatatatatatatatatatatactactatatatattatcatatatatactatatatatatatatatataatataatttagagAGACAGATAAATACTGCAAATAGaaatataggggagagagaaaaaactacaccaattatgagagagagagagagaaaaaactacaccaattgagagagagagagagagagagagagagagagagagagagagagagagaattaaaatgcCTCTCCGAAAGTAAACCTCTTTCGTGAGCGGATTCCCATCCTTTGAGACGCCTTTGATTCCGTTCCAATTTTCTCCCCAATTCGTCTTCTTATTTCGAGGTGAATAAGACCTGCTCTAGTGACCCTTAGTACACGTGGAACATTAAAAACCGCACTGACAGATCTTTTTATACCTCCCTGAATGAACTCTTGCTATATTTTTTCTCTGGGGTCTCATTCACCAAAGTTACTCGGCAGAAAGATCCCTCCTCCATTTGCCCTCATTCTCCTTAAAATTCGCCTGATGTTTTAAGGTAAGGAGACAGagatagaaaatgagaaaatcaagcagaaaagtaaaaaaagaaaagaaaaaagtgagaTTTTCATAAGAGGTGCTGGGAATAAACAtcaaatggtaatataaaagcaaaacttttaaaaggacaaattatattattaaaagacgTATCCGACAAAATTTACATCGCGAAATAGAGAGGATATATCATTTACCTAGCAGtgaaatgaactatatttatgcACAAATAGAACTTTTTAAATATAGTGCAGGTATAATGGTCCGTAACACATTCATACTTGATTAACTGAACTGTGGATTAACCAACCGTGGGAAGAACTCCGGTACCACTCACGCATAATGTACCTTCACAATTGATCAAATTCAAGTACTTGACTAAATTACCAGTAATCATATTCACTCATCCAGAAGCCAAAATGATTCATTTCAAGTTCTAGGAAGGCGGTGGAGTCAGTACgacatatatacaacaaaaagcaGCGAATCCCTAAGTATTTCTGGTAAAAATAAACCCCTTACAAAAATGTGGACACGACCCCGAGGAACACATAAAAGAGACTTTAGCAGCCACTACCCTGCAGCGTGTAACCAAAAATGTGCCCCGCAGACATCACCGAAATTTAGAGAAGTAAGGAGGACTGGGGAGTAAAAGAGGACAAATTGGCCGTTATTTCCTCTTTTCTGCACCGGAAACCTTCCCCTAAAGCACATTAGCGAAAGCTGCCGCTGTGCTGTCCAGATCCCCTGCTTGAGCCCGGCCCAGGGCGGCGGTTTAAAACGAGCCTAAACAAGACATTAGTACCCCGCCGCACACGCCCGCCGAAGGACTTCGCGGTGACTCCCATTCATTGGCTAAAGCCCATCCTCCAGTAAGACAATGTCCGCGAGTATTGCGAACGATCTCGTAATAGCCTTTATATTTTAACGCGCCTCGTTTCCATGCATTTGTACAAGGCTCTCTGAATCCCTGCAGGTCATGAGGGCCAAATTGAAATAAAGAGAGGGCGCCGCGGGCGGGTAGTACTCTGGGACTTCGGAGAGGGAAAATGTTAAACGATATTATTGTGAAGGAGTTCTCTCCACATTTGCATTTGTAGTATGCTCAAactcatacatacattcatacatgtaaCAAATAAGTATAAATGACAGTGAGTTTAGGAGATTAAACTACAAGCCACAAATATTACTTGATATAATTCTCTTCTCATGTTAGCTCTGattcatctgatatatatatatatatatatatatatatatatatagataatatatatatatatatattatctatctatcatcagatctatatatatatatatatatatatatctatatatatctatatatatatatatatatatatatatatatatataaatatatatatatatatatatatatatatatatatatatatatatagatatatatatatatattatatatatatatatatatatatatatatatatatattatcgtatataatAAAACGAATacccaggaaaatgataggcagaaatccaagcgctttcgtctttactaagacattgtcaaggaacgaatgaaatacagttggaaagaaagttatcgggtaaacaaaaagatcaagaataacacatggttaattgtcaaaagggtaaaaatcaaagagatattccaggattatcggatatcacacggtcacaaacctaaacatagatttaaccctaacagaaactacaacgtatctatatagtccaaaacatgtaaaaactgaatatatcaattttgttgcttatatttatctacaacattttttcattatgaatgcaTCAAGATTAAATAAATCAagtcttaaatttagaacatttccattatttgacttgatgaaactgtgtcattacatgggattaaggctcttgcttgactccattaaataggatgatctaaatctctcatattaactggggtcaagcaagagcctttaacccttaatcccatgtaatgacacagttaaaaggaatatcattgaatcttgtttcatcaagtcaaataatggaaatgttctaaatttaagtcttggtttatttcaacttgatgccttcataatgaaaaaagttgtacataaatataagcaacaaaattaatatattcagtttttacatgttttggactatatggatatgttgtagtttctgttagggttaaatctatgtttgggTTTGTGACCGTGAGATacctgataatcctggattatctctttgctttttacccttttgacaattaaccatctggtattcttgatctttttgtttacctgataactttctttccaactgtattacattcgttccttgacaatgtcttagtaaaaacgaaagagcttggatttctgcctattattttcctgtggtattcgcttatttaatgaagtcacgtgcatctactgtgatttttaaagcatatgtatatatgtatgtatatatatatgtatatatatatatatatatatatatatatatatatatatatatatataatatatgtgtgtgtgtgtgtgtgtgtgtgtgtgcgcgtgcgtgtgctATACCTTCCAGCAGAAATTAAACGTGTGTGTTCTTCTTCTAGTCCATGGCTATGATATTCCCTATGTTTCATGTGAAAATTATGCTTCTCATTTTCGCTGATGAATGCACTCTATCTAATTTCTACTTTGAATCTGCAATCAGTACGGGAATTTATTCTTTTTCCCACCGGTTTTAAAATACTAGAGTGAATGTCTGCTAAATGAGGTTCTCTCAACTTGCctttgatgatgaaaaattagAAATCTTGGAGTTCGTTCACTTATTAAAAGGGATACTGCCGAAGTCTTTGATCTTTTTAAAATAGTGGAAGATGGGGTTCAGAAACAAAAGTGTCCGGTCATGTACATTACGGAAAGTGATTATTGTAGGAACGACTCGTAaagcatatttttattatttttgctgaaGAACATTTCATCAACATTGAGTGCAAAAAACCCTTTATGAAAAGCGTGCTTTGTCCCTTTTTCTCCTTAGGGCTGTATCCactttctctatctttcttctTAATCGCCCATTCATAACTTGTACAAGAAAATAGTTATCATCAATGTTCTCAACAGTTTTATCAGGCTCTGTAAATTCATCACTTCTATTTCTGGTTCACCATCACGTTAAAAATTCAGTAAATCTCGCTATTGTGTTAGAAATTAAATTACCTACTAACCTCGGCTGCAATAACAACCACCTATTTCCTTCTGCTTTGGGGAAATTAAGTTTAATCGTCCGGCCACATATTCCAGCCGTCATCCGACTGAATCCAGAagcaaaatatttatcattttttttatactggctCTTCTAAATGGATGACGTCAAATGACGCCTCCGTAgcctaaaaagattaaaaatagtgGAACAGACTGCCATAAGTTGTAATTCTAAAACAGTGCCATGGCTTTATAAAGACGAATTAGTGAAATGTAATACATATA from the Macrobrachium nipponense isolate FS-2020 chromosome 42, ASM1510439v2, whole genome shotgun sequence genome contains:
- the LOC135213028 gene encoding uncharacterized protein LOC135213028 isoform X1, which encodes MLENSYDHEVHTVFCGKNAKFGDVVEGRKGNVAVMNITAILLFITGTQGFFFGLFGRREPREACVTQYGYCKLRCPDCTMCYDNLLKCYRGKQGTSESAEEALPQLSPCLAKLSRCKARCATCSECYAIFIECSNQLNATQRSTGSLAESLPFVSEVEQHQPPESTSSGAGTNGENGFEVGDFTDIDESLQIRLPGRIVFIIEETFSGAAIEVRIREEEFEQSLAATVVVSQNESNATALPVGGTTVSLAEETGTTPGSAAPNT
- the LOC135213028 gene encoding uncharacterized protein LOC135213028 isoform X2 — encoded protein: MRGNVAVMNITAILLFITGTQGFFFGLFGRREPREACVTQYGYCKLRCPDCTMCYDNLLKCYRGKQGTSESAEEALPQLSPCLAKLSRCKARCATCSECYAIFIECSNQLNATQRSTGSLAESLPFVSEVEQHQPPESTSSGAGTNGENGFEVGDFTDIDESLQIRLPGRIVFIIEETFSGAAIEVRIREEEFEQSLAATVVVSQNESNATALPVGGTTVSLAEETGTTPGSAAPNT